Genomic segment of Globicephala melas chromosome 7, mGloMel1.2, whole genome shotgun sequence:
GGAGGTGGTACCCGAGCAGAGGCCAAGGCCACCCAGCAGGAGAGGCTCTGTGTCCAGGCACCACAAGTGGGAATTAGGATCACAGAGATGATGTAACCACTGCCAGAGACACTGACCAAAGCAGAGACAGGGAGGAAGGGACAGCCTGGCTCCTCCCATGTGCCCACCCTCCTGCTGGCCCCACCCCGTGGCCCAGGGTGGCCAGAAGCTGGGGACCAGGAGTCCCCCGAAGTGTAGCTTGTAGAACATTTGGAAGGATGTTCCATGCAGAACATTTGGAAGGATGACTTTGTCATATGTGTGAAGGGTGAGTTGGAGGGACAGAGATAAACCAACAAATGAAGCTAGAAAGGGCTTAAACTGAGGTGACGGCCCTGGTGGGAGAATGACAGGGTGGCTGCAGACCGTGAGGGAAGACAAATCCCTAAGACAGCTAGCTTGCTTGAACTTGAACTTCCCGTGTGACACAGCAGGTCGACTGCACTGACTCACCCGGCACCGCCCCATCTCAGTCAGGGCCCAATCAGGAGAAGAAATTTGAACAGGGAAGGTTTAATGTAAAGAATTATAAACTGTAACAAGGAATAACTGGCACACCTTCCCAAAACCTCACTACAagggaatagagaaaataaaaagaaatataaatacacatatacacgtgtgtgtatatggacatacacatatatatcaatacataaatGTGTTCACCTTGACTACTCACTCACCTTTTACCTTCCATCTTCTAAAACTGCAACGAAATCAGAAGGCTAGCAGAAGGAGACACCAGTAAGAAACAAACCTATTTATGCCACAGATTCCAAAAAGCCTTAGAAATCTGAGCTACCAGGTGCCAATGAGAGGGTGATGTGGCCCAGTGGTGTGGTGCATAACATACAGTTTGCAAGAACCAATTGCTACATTTCCAAGATGTCTGTGAGTCAGCTTTTAAACATGGCCATTATCAAaacttaaattatataaacttagaatttaaagtattttattaaaaacaaagataaagggcttccctggtggcacagtggttgagagtccacctgccgatgcaggggacacgggtttgtgtcccggtccgggaagaccccacatgctgcggagcggctgggcccgtgagccatggccactgagcctacgcatctggagcctgtgctccgcaacgggagaggccacaacattgagaggcccgtgtaccgcaaaaaaaaaaaaaaaaaaacagagataaaactCTCAGGATGCATCACTTCCTAATTCTTCTATCACGTTTTGCCACCGTCTGCTTTTGAGGGGACCCCGGTCACTTGTGTCTATGTGAAGAATGTGCTACAAGCATCTCTTCCCGAATCTGCCTTCAGTGACGTCACATGGTAGCTTGAAATGGACCAtgatgggaatatttacaccacaggAATCAAGAGACAATAGAAATCAGGGCTGTTTTTTCCTTCCAGAAGgtagttgttaaacatttaccaagatGCCACTGGATGCAACTGAAGACATGTGATCTTAGACCCTCCCCATATCCCGCCCCTACTTCACACTCAGAAGACCACCCGTCCCAATCCAGACAGAAGAGTGTGTCCTCTGGGGAAACTGAATCGGAGTCCGGGAAATCGGAGTCTGGGCTTTGGGAACTCAGGCCCAGCAGACAGTGGGTACAGGAGGAAGGACTAAAAATAGGGCAGTTAAGCAAAACTGTCCCCCCAGATGGTGAGACTCGCTAACTCCCTTCCCTTGTTTCCTTTCCAGGATGCCACGCATCAGGGTTACCCTTCCCACACCGAAGGAGGAAGGTGTGGAAAAAGAGACCAGCCTGAGAAGAAAGCCCACAGCCACTCACCCTCAGGGCACCGAGGTGAAGCGTCTCGGCCCCGTCAGCTAGTTCTTCCCCAGGGTTCGCTGGCCTCAGGGCCCCTCAACGCACAGTCGGACTTTCAGCATCTCACTGTGAACGGAGGCTAGATCACCAAAGATCAGTAACTATTTGAGAAAAATCCTAATGTGAAAGACAGAAACCGAAACCAACCAGCAGGCAAACAGGGGGAGAAGGGCTTGGCGGGAGCCCAGTCCGTGCCAGGTCCCATGcgtgcagggctgggctggggacccCATCCCATCCGTGGGCAGGAGCGTCCCCGCAGTGGGTTGACCAGTGTCCCCGCAAAAGACACTGCCAACGGGAGCCTGTGAATGGGGCCTTATTGGGAAAGGGTCTTTGCCTAGGAGTGTAACTTGCACCTGGAGTCCTCCCTGCCTGAAACCCCTATACTCCCACATGCCCAGGCAGTGGCCACGCGCCCTCCGGGGCATCCCCAGCCATCTTACAGACCAGGAACCCCAGAGACCAAGGGCAACAGCATGAGGTTCCACTTAGCTTACAGATCCTGTGTGCGGTGGGGAGAGAATGTGACGGAAACCCTGGGGGCCCAGCTTTAAAAGTGGCCTCCGTGCCCTTCTCCGTGAACCTCCAGAGACCCTCCAGCTGCAATCAGCCTGCAGCAGGGCCACCGAGCAGGACGGGAGTCCAGGCTCTCTGAGAACCGCCCATTCCTTCTAGAAACACAGGTCTAGTGGTCCATCCTATAGCCGAGAGAGCTGAGCACCCATTCCCCGAAGCCTCTGTCCGCTGCCCACATCCTTGTCCTGAAGCCTCATCTTCTGTTCTCTGGGTGTGGGTGGCCATGATGACTTTGGCTTCTCACCTAGAAATAGGCTCCTATCACGCAGTGATTAACGACATCAGTGTTGATTACTTCTGGACACCTCAGATGCCTTCACTTCTCCTGAAAGCATTTACTTCTAACAGTGACGGCATTCCAGAAACCGTCCTGGGGACTGCCAGCCCACATCCGTCCCCTGGGCCTGCCCCCTGAGGTTCCTCAGGCTGGGAAGGGAGGACCCCTCTTTGTAAACGTTCCCTGATTCTTCCTGGAAAGGTTCACTTCCCCCTCTTGGCTCTGAGCATCTCCAGAAGAGGTCACCAGGAATCTTCTCAGCATCCTGCCCATAACAGTTTCTCAGCATCTCCAGAAGAGGCCACCGGGAATCTTCTCAGCATCCTGCCCATAACAGTTTCTCTGCATCTCACTGTCCAAGCCCCCTTCCAGGCTGGGAGCATAGAAAAAACgaaaaactgggacttccctggtgggccagtggttaagactctacgcttccaatgcagggggcatgagtttgatccctggtcagggaactaagatcccacatgccatgtggcacagccaaagaaagatttttttaatttttaaaaattaaaaacaaaataagaaaaaccaaAGCCACAGCTGTCTCTAACATGTTAAAgacaagcacagtgcctggcacacagtgggcgcTCAATAAGGCTCCTCCGATCCATGACTGAATGAACACACGCacggatggatgaataaattaagGGGAGCCAGTGTGGAATAAATCACAGGGAAAGATAATCACGGGCTGCACAGCTGGGCAACGGGCGATTTTTCATTGACACTCCAGCTCTGCACAAAATTCAAATTCTCATTAGCACACAGCCTAAAACACAATCCTCACTTCTAACCACGACCCTGAGAAAGGCAACGGTGGGGGAACCTTTAATGCCTTCTTCCTATTGATCACAGCCTCgccaaaaggaatgaaaagctTAGCTTCAAACACTTTGCTGTGAAAGGCTAAAAGGAAGCAAATTCAGCGTGGTATCGTGAGGCCCGCGTCCCTTTCAGGCACACCGCGGCCACCGACTCGCCGGGTTTGTGACTCGCCCCGTGACATGCCGCCGTGCCAACACACATTCTGAGTCACCCAAGCAGATTTAATGCCCTCGCCACAATGACTCTCTCGGCCTTTTCTTCTAAACATGGTTAAAGGGAAGATTCCGACCTACCTAGGAAAGGATTTTAATCAGTTTAGTTCCGGAAATAACTATGgaaattcagatttttccatTCTGCTGCTTCTGAACATTATATGCTAACAAATGGCTGATGAAGCCACCCCCAGCCCCGTTCTTTTCTTCCCCAGCCCATCGGGAGAAATGACTTGACAGGCAGCCCTTCTGAATCCCACATGGAAAGGTCTGAGtgaataagcatatgaaaaggcaaCAGAAATGAAGCTTCGGAAAAtaagaaaaaccccaaaatcACCCATCACTCTTCACACACCCTACAGATAACCAGGCCCTCCCATGAAGAGCCCTCCCGCTATCGCCAATTATCTCAGTCCTTGGGAAGCACGAACCTGAGAAATCTAGACAAGGACGTGTGTACGGTGACCAACTGTAGGATGTACGGGTGACCATAAACTCATTTGTAGACTTAAAACAAGCCCGGGAGGTACAGGCTGCACTCGAGGTACGATATTGAAGACACGCCAGGCGGCATCGTAGTCAAGCACTGGGGCAGCATGAAATGAATCATGCAAAAAGCTTGGGGAATGTTCGGGGATTCTTTGGGTGGCTTCCCAGCATCTTGCAGCGTTCGCCCTTTTATCCCGTCGCTCAACAGTATTTACTGGCATAACTGCTCCTTTGACCTTTGCAAGAACCCTTTAATGGAGGtggagaagtctttttttttttttttttttttttggtggcctcACCACacaacttgcaggatcttagttccccgaccagggatcgaaccctctcCCCCTGTACTGGAAGCGCAgggtgttaaccactggactgccagggaagtcctggaggaGTCATTTTaagggtgagaaaactgaggttcgtGGAAGAACTTTTGCCAGCATCACAGAGCTATCGAGAGGCAGAACTGAATCTGTCACCCTGGTCTCCTCAAGCAGCCCTGTCACTAACGGTGTTCTTTCTGGGGCCTTTAAAACTAAATGGTGTAAATATTAAATTGGAAGGTGAAACCTCCCAAGGGCGCTTCAGATGTTGACTGAAGTTTAATTGGTGTGCGCCTTTTTTACAAGCATGTCTTTAGCTCTTAACCAGATTTGCGGAAGTAAAATCTCTTCAGGCACCATGAGGCTCTTGGTCTGAACCCTGCACGAGGATTGAAGGTACGTCTTGCCCTTCCTGTCAGCTCGCAACCTTCTGCAGAGTTGAGGGGCAAGAAAAGGGAAGCTGAGGGCTCGGAGGCCCCCCTAGGATATACCCCCAGCCCTGGGATTGTCAAAGGGCCCTGCTCCGAGCGGATCATAGGAAGTCATTGCATAGCAGCCAGAATTCGTGTGTCTAGTGGTTGGCTAGTCCGAGACCAGGGTCCCTCAGTCTCAGCTCTACCGACATCCGGGGCCAGTAATTCTTTGCTGGGGGCCATCAGTTCATTGTAGGATGCTCTGCAgcttccctggcctccacccaccagaTGATGGGAGCATCCCCACCCCAGGggagacaaccaaaaatgtctccagacactgcccgATGTCCCCCAGGGACATAATGGCCCGGTTGTGGCAGATGTGCCTCACTCTTTCAGTCACTGCCCACAGGTAGATATTCTCTCCCAGTATTTCTCTGGAGTGCATTGTTTCTTGCAAAGAAAATGCAGACTGTGCCCCGAGGCTGTGGACAGAGCAGCCCCGGACCTGAGCACGTGCTCTGTGTGCCCCGGGGCTGCTGGCGAGCACCTTGTAGAGGCTGTGGAACTGGGTCATCACAGGAACCTTGTGCagcaggtactattatcatccgactttatgaatgaggaaactgcGAATTCCCAAAGATTCCCCAGGACGGTAGTATTGAGGGCTCTTTGGGCCTCACGCTCAGCTGTCCCCACTCCAGCAGAGGCCCTCACTTCCCGAAGGCAGATCTCAGTGCTGTGGCCCAGACAACGGCTAGACCACCCTAGACACGACCGTTGAAGCTGTGTCCGTGATGCGTGTGTTAGTGACCCCGTATGGTAACGaacccatgtgtgtgtgtgtgtgtgtgtgtgtgtgtgtgtgtgtgtgtgtgagtgcatgagAGCCGGCTCTAGGGAAGTAAACTCTTAGTATTTTGCAGAAATGTCAGGCCACCATCAGTCactcagaaagcaaaaaataaaaaaattttaaaaattgctgcaAATACAAGGTGCCTACAATAAGTAATCTAATTTCCTACGAGCCCTTTTGCCTAAACGAGCATCATTCCATATGAAATGTCCCTGGATATTTTAGGATCCTGGCAGGCACTGCTTGTACGTGCACCATCAGGGGTATAAAGGAGCTTTCCTTGGAGGGTCCAAGACCACAGGCAAAGAGGAGTAAAGTGTTTTTTAACGCTGAGTGGACCTTTTCAAACATTTAGCTCACCGAAAACCATTGCTCTGGAGAGATGAAATCTCAGGGGCTTGTATCCACACAGAGTGTCACCCTGGAGCTTAAGACTGAAGCCTGGTCCTTCCAGAAAGGAGCTCTGCGGACCTTCCTGCACTAATCAGCCACCCCACTCACCCCATTCAGGGCAGATTCATGTGTGTCCCCAAATTCTGTGATACTGGGCTTACCTTAGATGGAATGTCTCCTGGACCCCTGGTTGGGGGTCAGTGTCCTCACAGGAGGAGCCCAGCAAAGGCAGAATTTCCACATTCCTAAAATGTTGGGTCACATCCCTGAGCTGTTGTCTCCTGGGGAGACCCTGAGAAAAGGCCAGCTGCGAGTGAGTTAAAATTCCTCGCTGCTCCGTCAGAGATCTGAACACAAACACGCACGGGGTCTCATCCCAGTTTGCTGCCAGGCTCCTGCGAGGACTAAAGTCCGTCGGCCAGCGAAGAGTTTTATGCCCACAGGATTTTCCATCTGGGGTTTTCAGtggcattatttttcttcttcactttctgGGAACCCAGTAAATTGCTCATACGTTGAACCAAGTGGAAAGCATTTATCCCTGACTGACAACAGCCTGCCGTCAGGGTGGCTTGCGGTGTTCCCGCTGGTCGCTGCCATTCGGAGCACAGTGCcaggcgggagggaggggcgcggaaAAGCTTCCCCATCTCGGGCTCCAGCCAGGGCCTGCCGTGGAGCTGATGGCTGCTTTCCTCCCCAGCCCAGACCCCACCCTACGCTGGAGCTCCCGCCATCCACATGGGGTCCAAATGCCATCACTTGCTAAATGACTAACAGTGTTATTACTATCTCACGAGGCTGGCATTTTCAAAGATCTTTCCATTACAAAGGACGCCAGAAGAATGGGCCTCGCATGGCAGAATTCAGACTCTGGCCTCTGTGTTTGAGGAGGGCCAGCGTCTTCTGCCCAGCCCTTCTTCCCCACCAACGCCCACCTCGTACCCCAAACCTGGCACATGACCTCTGTCCACCCCAGGTCCACATCCGCAAGGTGGGcagaaattgtttaaaatgttattctGTACCCTTGACCTGGGCCTCTGTCACCACATCTGCAGTGACACCATCCAGTACCGCTGCTCCCGAGAAGGATGTTATAGCCAGAGATCAAAGGGAAGGCGTTTGAGTCTGTATAAGCAAGTCTTCAAGCCCCAGGCAGGGCAAAGAAGGGGATTTCTGGAAGGACCAGAGAGACCTTAGTCACTGGAGCATCCCACAGATGGAGCCTGCATCCCGGAGACCTGTAGGGTCCGCGACACTGTGTGCTGAGCCCTGCGGGGAGACGAAAACTCCACACGATACGTCTAGATTCAGttcagcctccctccctctgcaccTCAGCGCAGGAGGAAGCAGCTGGTGATTCTCCTGGGCTTCAGAGAAGGCAGAAATGCAGAAAAGAGCCAGGGGCATCCCCCCGAGTACCCGAGTACGCCGTGGTCCAGAGAGGTATGGGACGGCAGAAAGAGACCCTTGAACAGGGCTGTCAGAAGGAGCCCTGCATGAGGACCAAGCAGGCAAGGGGACATCTCAGCAGATGCCGACAGGGGTGGGGGAGTTGGGCATCTCTGAACTGACCCAAGATGGGGCCTCAAAAGAGAAATTCAGTTGAATTGTTTCTGATACGCCTATGGTAGAGCTGAGCTTGGGGTGCAATCAGCGCCCCACTTCACACTGGCTACGTGCTAAGTATGTTTCTGTCTGAATTTAGGCCACCAGAAAGCACAGAGCAAACCTGCAACCCTTTTCTATTCTCAGGAACCTGCATTTGGGTCATAATTTTCTCTGATTTCACTTTGCCATGCTGCTCTTATTTCTCCTTGATCTTGGTGTCTCGCCTATGGTTATGCCGTTATCCCACTACCCACATTATTATTATCTGACCTGAATCCTATTTGGAACAAGGCAAGGCATATATGGACCTGAGAACATATGTGTGTATCAAGTAGATAGTTAAAGTAAGTTATAACCCAGGTTTCAAAACTCTCAGGCATAAAGCCCTCTGAGAAGGGGGACCCTTCCTGCAGGAGGTTGGATCTGAGGCCTGGGGGCTGCAGGAGGCTATCCACCGTGGGCCGGCAGGGGAGCTGAAATGCACAAGGTGCTTTCCTATAGGATAGCAGCCCCCAAATTCACAGGTGAGACTTGGATCCTGGTCCGGGTTGACCTTTATGTTGGCAAATAGCTCTCTATGCTCATCGGTCCCATCAGAGGTGGAGCTGGTCATGGCAGCGTTGGGGCATCAAGTCCTTCTCTGAGCTCCCGCCGAGGCTCAGCTGCTGAAGCCCCCGCTGCTCCTGTGGCCCAGGTAGAGCTGGTGAGGGCCCAGCAGAAGCGGCCATTCTGAGAGCGCGCTTTCTAACTACTAGTAAAGTGGGTTTACTTGGTGATGCACAGGCCAGGAATTTACTCACTGCAAGGCTGGAAGAAGAGCGTCATGGATGGGTTAACTGGTAAATGAAGAGTCTGTCTTgaccagagaaagagagagaacttaAACCACAGAACCTCGGCAGGGAAGGTTCAAGGCCCATGTCGTATGGCCTGGGGGAACAAGGGGCATATATGAGGATCGGTTCTGGGGCCCAAACCCTTTGGGCAGACACAGCAGGTGGGGACATTTCTGCACCAACTTTGTGCTGACAGGGGCACCTACCAACCATCTTCCCTCCCTCAAACACAgggcatgaattttttttttttttttttgcggtacgcgggcctctcactgttgtggcctctcccgttgcggagcacaggctccggacgcgcaggctcagcggccatggctcacgggcccagccgctccgcggcatgtgggatcttcccggaccggggcacgaacccgtgtcccctgcatcggcaggcggactctcaaccactgcgccaccagggaagccccagggcatgaattttaaaaaaaaaaaaacactcacactcaaatttttctccttttatatcaTTTCATCCAAGTTAATCTCTTGGGCTTTGCCTTTACGGTAGTACTCTTTTCTTTAAACACATTTATTCGGTTGATCATCTATGCTGTAAATATTTGTATTATCGTCAAACATGCCACCTAATGCCAAACATGCTTTGAAAACTTAGACCCGAACgcctttttaggaaaaaaaaatctttattaaaaaaaaataacttacaaaTGGAAAGAACTCTCTGAAATACAAGGTTTGTTTCGTGCGCCGTGTTACGGACTGGAATAGTgttgctttctttattttcaatgtaACTTCACAATAATATTCATGTCACAAACTGCATTACAGAGCAGTTTTCGTTCCATATCCCAGACCGGGTCAAAATACCACACAGATAGAAAACTATcgtaaataaaacatttcagccAAAACCggcatgtatttatatatatatttatatgtatgcgtgtgtgtgtatgtgtgtatatatatatactttcaaaaCAGCTAACAATTAATGTCATCCTTAGTCAAAACGGAAGTCAAACTAATGTCGAAACTACAACACTGAATATATGTCAGCATTATACCTCccatacaatatttaaaatatatttaaactttcAAATACATTTAGAAGGTACATCAAGGGtgagaaaaataaagtcttaagaTTTAAATACAAACCACCATATAAAACCTTCGGGGAGCACAGAAAAGTCCTATTTTACAGAAGTGCAGGCAAGGCTGTCCCGCAGCTGGTGTGACAAGCAGCGGGGACTGCTCGGCACAGCCCCGCACGGTGGGTGCCACTCCGTCGGGACACACGGCCAGGTTACAGACAGCCGCATTggcacgagagagagagagagaaaggagccacAGGGACGCACGTTCCCCTTTTCACGCAACCGCGGCATCAAGCCTGAAGCCACTTTGCTTTACTGTGGAAAATGACGCAGCCCAGTGCCCTGCTGGGAGCAAGCACCCATCCCGGAGGCCGTGCAGAGCGCGTCACTTGGTGTTTTGCTCCAAAGCCGAGTACTCGGTCTCCGACACTCGGGAGGCATCGATGAGCTTGGTGAGACCCGTTTTGGCCGAGTACTTGAAGATGAAGGCTTTCATCAGCTCGTACCTGTAGTTGCGGTTGATGAAGCTGTAGAGCACGGGGTTGACGCAGCAATGCACCAGGGACAGGCACTGCGTGACGTGCAGAGCCGTGAAGAGGAAGTTCTCCAGCTGGCAGGTGAAGGGGATGTAGTGGAGGATGGAGAAGATGTCCAGCAGTACCACGACGTGGTAGGGGAGCCAGCACACGAGGAAGACCACCACGTAGGAGAAGATGATCTTCCGGCTGCTGTGCTTTTCCTGGTCGCTGGAGGAGGAGATGGCTCGGGCGAGCAGGAAGTAGAAGACGGCAATGATGGAGAAAGGGAGGGCAAAGCCCAGGACcacggagatcagctccatgctgaTCAGCCACTCCTTGACGCTGTGCTCGGGGTAAAACGACCGGCAGTAGGTCTCATTGTTCGAAGCGGACGTGACAGTCTTCAGGTAGTAGGTGTCGGGCAGGGACACGCAGAAGGCCAGGAGCCACGCCAGGACACACACGGCACGACGCGCCATCTTCTTCTTGCGGCTGGAGGTGTTGGTGAAGTAGGCGACAGAGAGGTAGCGGTCCACGCTCATGCACGTAAGGAAGAAGATGCTGCCAAAGAGGTTGATGGAGAAGATGAGGTGAGTGACCTTGCACGTGAGCTCACCCATGGGCCACTGGTTATGCTGCACGAGGCTGACCACCCAGACCGGGATGGTGACCACCACCCACAGGTCGGCGATGGCCAGGTTCAAGATGTAGCAGTGCGTGTCGTAGCCCGTGGTCTTGGCCTGGATGTTCACCCAGACCACCACGGAGTTGGCGATCATGCCAATCACGAAGATGAAGATGTAGATGAAGGAGAGCGTGTACAGCAGGACGTTCTTGTTGGGCATGTTGGCGCACTGCACAGTGTCCACGACGATGCAGTCACTGCTGTTGCACGGCCAGCTGATGTCGGAGAAGTTCCCCGGTTCCGAGTAGTCGAAGACGTGCAGATCCATGGTGTCACGGGCAGCGATCAAACGGCCTACGTGCAAAGGCAAACGAAAGGATGGAAGACCAGAACGGCTCCATTAGCAAACACTCCAGATCTGTAAAACGCTTTCCCAGTGCCCCTGTGTGCTCAGCGGTTTCCCCGTAGCTCCCTAGTATCTTTgcgaagaaaggagaaaagaaaccaaACATAACAGAATCTGCAGAAGAAAACACACCCAGATTCTAAATCCCTGTGGATCTAAATCCATCTCTCTCAAAGAGAGAAACAATGTTTGCTTTCTCTGTCTTTGCAGGGTTGTGTTCTCAAGACATCGTCAGCCTGGCTGTGCCCGGGGTGTGAGACCGACACAGTCCAGAGGCCAGAGGGACATCAGGCCCTGAGTCTCAGGCCCAGTAGTGCCGAGGGCCCGCTCATTCTCTGCTGGGGAGGGCAGAGCCATCTCACCTATGTGAGACGGGGTGGGTCTGTTCCTGGCACTGGTGTATTACAAGTGTCCTGCTCGCCTGTCTCAGGTCCACTGCGGTTTGCAGTCAGGAGGCCCCTGGAGATGCGGGCAGCGTGTGGCACGCCCTGCAGCTTCCCTG
This window contains:
- the ACKR3 gene encoding atypical chemokine receptor 3, with protein sequence MDLHVFDYSEPGNFSDISWPCNSSDCIVVDTVQCANMPNKNVLLYTLSFIYIFIFVIGMIANSVVVWVNIQAKTTGYDTHCYILNLAIADLWVVVTIPVWVVSLVQHNQWPMGELTCKVTHLIFSINLFGSIFFLTCMSVDRYLSVAYFTNTSSRKKKMARRAVCVLAWLLAFCVSLPDTYYLKTVTSASNNETYCRSFYPEHSVKEWLISMELISVVLGFALPFSIIAVFYFLLARAISSSSDQEKHSSRKIIFSYVVVFLVCWLPYHVVVLLDIFSILHYIPFTCQLENFLFTALHVTQCLSLVHCCVNPVLYSFINRNYRYELMKAFIFKYSAKTGLTKLIDASRVSETEYSALEQNTK